TTCAGGCTGTTAAGTTAGCTATTAAAGCTCTAATTGCTGAGTAGTCACCATATCTAGGGCAAGCATATGACTGAAATCGAAAAcagatatatacatataataatagcaatctcaaaaaaaaaaaaagagatagagAAGGAAGTGGGGTGTTGCTTGTTACCTTtaagagaggaggaggaggtacGAGGTTGTTTGGAGAGAAGAAGCGACAGGACTCGGCGAGCCGCCATTTTCTTTCTCTGGGCGACTTTCTGTTGGTTTCCAAGTTCGATTCCCAACTTTACTAAGAAAACCAAAGCAAAGTTCCAGAATCTGACTTCTCCTCCAAGTTTAGGTTGATTAATTGTCGCTCGTAGCCGCCCGGGCGTCAATTCGATTTCTTTAAGAGAGGGCTGTTTGTCATCTTTAACAGAAAGTTTGTACCCAGactttccccttttccttttgttcAAGATTTGAACCAATATAACCTCACGATCAAGCGCCCAATGTCCCTATGATTAACTCTTAATATCGCTATAAAGTGTGGCCACTGACTAATGCCCCTATCATTCATTTATTTTGCAGTCAATGATGAATCgaatcaagaaaaagaagaaccaTATAAATTGTTTAATCATGCCATTGCGGTTCATGGTTTAGTTAATGCCAGTGTGTGTGACTACAACTTACTGGTGCAGAATCGAGTAAACGCAGGTAAACCGCTCACAACGAACAAAAGTTTGCTTTATAGTTCCTAATGGAGAATGATTACAGATTATCTTTACAAGGTTTTGGTGCTAAAACCAATGGCCGCCACACCCAATTTTGAAGGAAGAGAGTTGCAGAGGAAAGACGAGGGATGGGGCAATTTTCATGccttttatggagtggaatacaaaaaatacaagaaatgaaaaattaattGGTACAATGCGTTTTACTACAACAAATTCATTGATCTTTGCGACTCGTAGTCTAAAAACTCTGCATTACTCTGACCAAATGATGCATTATACCCATACATATCGAATATTCTATCATCGGGGGCCATAAGTCCACCCTCTCTTCCTTTAAAGCCCTCCATTGGTGAACCCCAGGGAGCTGGGGTCGAGATATTGGAGCTAGAAGCTTCTTGGTTCATATTCTGTGCATTATGATTTTGTGGGGAATTTCCAGCGGGCCTCTTGTTCGAGGAATTGCCTGTTGTCAGAGAGATTGATGAAGATTGCTGCTGCAGTTGCTGCTGATTCTTCATTGGCGACTTTGGACGCAATGCTTCTATCTCAGGAGTTGTCTGAACGAGGTGCGGAGCCTCTGGAGGAGGGTTTCTTCCTCCCCCACCCAGCCAAACTTTCCCATCCTTGTCAGCAAAACTCCTACAATATGCCTGAAAATATTCCAATTCTCTTGTCAGGACAGGCACGAATTCGAATAAAGTCCACTGGAAAAATGACGCTGAAATACAACTAAGCTGACCCAAAAAACATATCATTCTTAACTTTCTCGTTTCCAGATTAAAACAAGGAATAAGAAGAAGGTGGGCATGCAGCTATTTTGATGCTTCGGTACCCTAATGAGAGAACCATTATCCAGCATTGGCCATCATTTATGCAACAGTAAGATTGAGGCTGCAGTTACTACTACTATTCAAGTCAACTTAAAAAAAGGGTTAAAaagaggccaaaaaaaaaatgtcatctCGCAATCTTATCCCTACAAAGCTTCATCCAAGGATAATTAGTCCTATGTCATGCAGTGAACTTCAAAAGAACCACATTGGCCATTTTGTTTTGTGTCCGTAAAGCGGAGTCTCCTACATATGATTACTAATCCCTTGGCATGAATGAACCAACAACGTCCTGTAAAGGGACTAACGAGCCAGACTTGAGAAGATTGTCTAGAACTGCCTAACTTGCTACAACGTGGCCAGCTTTACTACTACTTTGGTTACAAGAACTTTTCAGAAGCCAACAAAACATTACATAGCAGAAAAATACTTATAGCCAAATTAACTTGTCAGTTCAGACACACTTCCTCATAAAACCAAAATacttgtgaaaaaaaaaatcactgcaAGTTGCGGATATGCATCTGCCTTTCCaacatccccccccccccccccccacaaaaaaaaacaaaaaaaataaaaataaaaccaacCCCTGCTCCTTTCTCTCCTGTTTTCCTTTGAAGATATAGCAAGCAAATGACAATAAATCCAAATAAAAATTCAATGAAACAAAATGCTTCAACTGCATACCTCGGCATTGAAGTTTGATGAGGATAATCCTTTACCAACAGTTAACCAGCCAGCCCTGATATTATGATCTTCCCCGAAGAGCTCAAGTCTTCTCCGGCCAAGAGCAAAATGTTCAATTATCCTATACATGTCTTCAGGTTTTGCAGTAGATCCTACAATATAAATAAGACTCTATAGGTTTACTGCTGCACAAGATTGCATAAACAATAGCTCATTCTACAAATGTCTGCTGAATATAATGCAATAGTAGTCCATTCTCCAATATTCTACCAAATGTATTGCAGTAAAATAATCAATACTTTTATTATGATCATGAGAAAAAGGTAGTTCAACTGCTTTGGGAAATCCTACTATTATATGTTTGTGGTCATGTATATTACAGTATATTTTGATATATGTCCGTCTTTGTTCAATAGTGCAGTTTAATGTGCACACAATTTTTCATCACTTTGATTAGCAAACTGAAGAGAGGAGAAAAGTAGTGAATCAAAGGTATAACTGAAACAAAGCATGGAAAGATGGGGAAGGTAAGGCATATGTGGATAGAAACGAGAAGGCAGCATGGGAATTTCCATCTTGTTAGATGTAACAGGAAAACCTAGAGCATTTATAATAAGCTTCAAAGCCCTGAGAGCAGTTACAAGATTGCCTCTTCCTCCCATTTGTCTGCTTTTATCTACGTTTACGACAAATATTGCCGAAACAACCAGGAGAAACCTAAAAATTCATAGAGTCAAAAGGATGTAGGAGTGGAGAGAACATGGTGCGCTCATAAATTTCACATCCCATGGGAAGAAGACAAGTTTGCCGACATAAGACAAGCCTAGGCATTTGGATCACAAACTACATACCATAAGGAGGCTCCTCAGCAATTATTACGTCAGTGTCAATGTTGGCATGGATTATATGACCATCAGTACTGCGACGTACGGTCCCTTTTATGCCCATTAAGCAATGTTCCTTCATTGTGGCAACAAAGCAGCACAGAGATCAGCAAAACAAGTACGTGAtattaggaaaaaaataaaaataaataaaaaaaataaaaagagcaAAATATGGGCATTTGCGATTGCACTCCACAACGGGATATTTGCTTTCAGAGAAGTAATATAGAGCATACAGAGTTGCTCACGAACCTTTGAGCGCTGGAATAAAGTATGCGAATCATGGCGCAGTCCAGGAGTtgcatttgttttgtttgtcttcACCCAACATATATCTTCACACCTTCTAAATCCCCACTGCATGGAGTTTATAATGAAATAATATGTGGAAAAAAGTTAAAACTCTTCAAATGATCTTAAACTACcgccaaaccaaaaaaaaagtaaaaaaaaaaatgaaaggccAAGGATGATCTAAACAAATACAATATCGAACACCAATACAAAGATGAGGCAGCTGCTAACCACACACTGTTTCTCTCAAACATCTCACTATACCTTCTTCAAACACTGTCGACCTTGCTCAAGCCCAACACCATCACCAacccaaagaaaaataaaagaaggtgTATCTGCTATTGCCTGAAAGTGAAGAAAGCCAATCACTTAAATCATCAAGTTCCAGAAAGCATTAAGCTAAACTGCAGAGTAGAGATACTCCAGGATCAGAAATACATTACTAGGAAGTGCTTTTGAATGTCAGCAGAAGCAACCAACAATGATGactaaaaattttgaagtattaAGCCCAATTATAAGAATTCTTAACTATAGAAACATAAATACCAACATGCATAATTTACTAGCATGTAGCAAATAACCTTTGTGTGCATATATGGGTCTATCACTGACCGTACATCACCCGACCAGCCGGTTTTAATTCAAATTATGAGCAGATAGAATCATAATTTTTTCCAGGCTTGTGGAAATAAAAAGTCTAGCACAAAGATCATACCTAAGTAAAACAAACAACCTCCTTTTCtatttcttatatatatatatatatatatatatatatatatatatatatatatatatatattcttggtGATAAATAATGCAGTCAGTACctcaattttcaaattcattatttcttcaaatGTCCAATATTCCATATGATCAGTAACACCAGGAGCTCGATGTACATATTCCTCCCAAGGAGGGTCCACAAGAATGACATCAAACTTTGTACCGAAGAGCTCTGGAGAAAGCACCTGCTCATGCAGGTCGCACTTCAGATAAAGAGGTGGGGAATTCGATTTGGCAACAATCTCGTCCTTCTTTTGTATAAGCTCCCGAAGTTTTGGATAGTCCTCCACAACACTAGTGAGCTCTAACTCCCTGATAAAGTTCTGTGGACGCATACCAGTGTCTACAAAGTTTTGGGAGTAATCATTCTGCTCTCCCCTCGAAGGAGCTTTGCCAGGGGGTCCATTAGTTCTAGGAGGAACCCAACCTCCAGGGGATTTTTCCTGTGATTGTCCACGCCCCATAGGTGCAATAGGGTTAAAGTTTGGTGCAGGTATATTTGGTGGTGCTCCTCTTATAGGACCAGGTTGGCTGAAATACATAGGTGGATTTGGTGGAGTCCCCATATTTGCGGGAAACCTAGGCGCAGAGGGCCCTGGAGGAACAGGTGAGAGAACAGGTGGGACAGCTAGCATGTTCATTTCAACACCTCGAGGACCAGACCAAACAACTGGAGGCTGGAATGGTGGAATAAAGACACCAGGAGAAATTGGAGGACCTGGTGCTGGTGACATGCTAGGAGTTATAGATTGCATCGGTCCAGGTGGTGGCATTCCAAGTGGCCCGAAAGGCGATCCCATCAATGGCATTGGAAGCCCAACCTGTTGACCATCTCTACCCGTTGGTCTACCCCTACCTCCTCGTCCAACTCTATTCCCTTTAACTCCTTGTGGTGCAGATCTCGTAAAGGAAGAGGACTCCTGGTTTCCATGCATCATTTGTGAGCCAACACTAGAACTTTGGCCCCCAGAAGCACGGTTAGACATACCACCCCTCTGGCCTCTTGCTCTTGCAAAGTCATTGTCATCCCTCCATAAATTCTGGTCTTGCCCAGAAAAGCCCCCATCTGTGAATCTATCCTTTGAATCCTCACCAGATTGCATAGATGCATATGAATTCCTAGATCTTTCCTCTCTAGAATAAGCATTCTCCTCACCATTTGGAGCCAATGTATCAGATTGCTGACCCAGTTCATTGCTTCTGGAAAGGAGGGATTTAGATTCCTCCCTTCCATAATCGAATGGTTTGGTTTGGATCTCTATGACATCATAATTCTCATTCGAAATTCCATACTTGGAAGAGGTTTTCACTGCTTCAGTCCTGCTTCCGTCTTTCCTACCACCAGAACGACCTTGAGGCCTATCATGGTCAATCCGACCACGTCTAGGAAAATCCCACTCTCTACCATGATCATAAGCTGTATCAATATCCCTTATTTCCTTTTCAGTGCTATTAGGTTGCCTTCTTTTCCAAGCATCTCTAGAGCCCTCGCGATCCCTGCTCCTGTCACTCCAACTTTCATCTCTTCCTTTAGACCTATCATCTCTATAGTTATCTCTCTCTTGTTCCTTCCTCCTAAAAGAAGTGCTTCGTTCATAATCCATATCAAAGTTGTCTGGTTCATATTGACGTCTTCCACTCCGCTCAGGTGTCCTTGACCGGTTGGAAGTATCTATTTCCCTCCTGTTCTTGTCTCTCATCCATGCATTGCCATCCTCGTCTGCATTTAAAGACCTCTCACGGCTGTCAACAATTTCCCTACCAGCCGGATTTCTTGGGTGTCTATGCTCCTCATTTCTCTCCTTGCTCGACCGCATCGACGAGCTTCCTTTCAGGTCCTCCTCTAAAACTTCCAACCTGTCCCTCTTATTCCTTTCAAACTCAGATCTTCTGTCCTCCTTATCCTGAGCTTTAATGCCTTTGTCACCGTCTGAGTCAAATTCTCTGATTTTGCTCTCACTCAGATCAAATTTCATGCTATCACTTCTGTCTCTAACAATCTCAATCCTAGACTCAGTCAGCTTCCCACTTCTTATATCAGATTTTTCAGTGTAGTTTCCATCTTCATCTTTCCAGAAGACATCTGAGTCATCCCACTTTCTCCTTGAGTTTTTCCCATGCTCAGAAGAACCATGACCCTTCTCTCTACTACTTTCCCTTCTTTCAGAAAATCTAGATTCTCTATCTAGCGCCTTTTCAGGGTTACCATCTAACACTGCTTCATCTTTGTCTTTAGCTCTGACCTGGGAGATCTCATGATCTGAGAACTTTGAAGTCAATCTCTTTCTTTCACTGTCATCAACTCGACCATGTCCTTTATATCCACTGTCATACTTGATTTCACCTTCTCCTTCTTCATACCAATTGCTCAGTTTCTCCAATGTGTTGTCctctattttcttcttcatatGCCGAGTACGTGACTCCTTCCTTGTTTCATAGTCATCCTCATCACTATCAGCTCTGCTTGAACCACCTGATCTCTTTCGGCTCTCAGTTCTGTCCCCGGCACTTTTCTTTCTACCACCACTATCTATTCCCTCAGCATCTTCCAAAGTTCCAGGCTTTCTTGACTTGCTTGACCTGTGCTTTCTCTTATCATCACCTTCCCAGTCATCATCTTCCCTGAACCTGTCCGTCTTTACATCTGGATCAACCTCTATGTCCTTCTTTCCTGAACTTCTTACTCGTTCAGGAGAGCCCATTAGGAAAAGAGACCCTCAGAAGTGAATCCTCCCCAACTGTATCATTAACCTAGAAGCAGCATCTAGAAGAAGTCAAAGAAAACCACATGGAGATTGATAATATTTTTAACCAATGCACAATCTCAATTCTCCGAAAGATCAAAGCAATCTTGGACATGAAATTCATCATTAAAATAGGGATTCAAACATAGTATTTTGCTACAATTTTACAATCTACAACTAATAATCCAAGTAAATCTGCATTTAACGGGCCATGGCACAGCCAGAAAAGTATAGATATCCTATGAAGTAGTCcagaaaaacattaaaaaaagcaCCGCTGCATTATTAACTTCATTGTCCTATTCACATGTCTATACCAGCTTTTGCTTCAACCTCAAACCCAAATGTCTTATTTGTTGGGGGACTTACGTAAAAGAAACTTTACTTGTGCCATTTGTAGCTTTAACTGTCAAAGAATTTAATTAACATACTTTTGCAGAAATCATTTGTTAGTGCAGCCGAGCTGATTGAATGGGTATTACGCATCACAGCCAATAATGATGGTAGCTTTCAAGCAAGCATATATTAAATATTGTTTCTTATTCTAAATTTCTTATCAAACAGCTCTCCTCTTTTtgcattgttttgttttgtggTTTGGATCTATTTTGCATATAAAAAGAAGCAGATTCTTCTAAAGTTGGGCTACTGATGAAGAATTTACTAGCTAATGTAGTACCTAGTAAGTTCACAATCTTTCATGATGATAGGTATAACTAGTATCACAATTATGACTAGTATCTTTCATAATCTTTCATTGTCAGAATTATGACTAGTATCTTTCTCATTCATAAGAAGGCACCACAGGATCTGACAAAATTCagttaaattttttgaaaacttaAACACAAAGTAACCTAAGCAAATGAGTCCAGAAAAACATCTAGTTACTTTCACAAAAACCGACACAAATCCACCATCACAACATAAGAATGCAGGAAGTTCATCTGGGAAAATCAAGATACTGATCCCCTTAAAACTTCCTAGATCGTGTACATTAAAAAGTTTCTCTGAAGTTCATACTCGATGACATCAACAGAAAGACACaacaaaagaaaggattacCCAATAAAAGGCAACAGTTTATAACTGAAACACTAGCAAAATCAGTAGGATGATCTTCTTACTCTTTTACACTATAAATTTCACTAAGGGAGGTAGTTATCACGTATTTTGAGCTGTAGGACAGATAAGAACTTGCTAAAAACGAGCTCATACAGTACAAATAGAAGTCTTACAGCAATACTCCAGTCTCAGACCATTACATGAACCTCatagaaaataaaaggaatcgAAAGTTTAAATACCATTACCTGAAGTATTCCATTGAGAAACCCATATCACAGCTCAaccataaaaaattcaaaatttaccaAAGTAAATGAAATTCACATCAAGTTCCTGAAGAACGAGCAAGATATAAAAGTCCAAGTATTAGAGGAGGCCGTCACAATGCAACCTAAAAATAGGCAACTGATTAattcaagaaagcaagaagaaatcagCCCAATTCCCCAGTAAAAAACAGTTTTCTCTTAAACCCGCCCAACTCAAACAGCATCATTATCCcgtaaaagttcaaaaaagcaCAACCCAGTTTCGGTTTGGACGAAAGATCAGAATTCATGTAGCCAATTCGATAAATGCATAGACGTACACATAGATGCTGAATAGTTTTGCAGAAAGAATTGAACTTCAAAAAAAAGAGTTATTGAAAAACCTTGATAGCTAAACCACCCGGCTCCGGCGTCGGTGGCGTCAGGCGACCTTTTGGCAGCGTCCCTTTACTCGAAGGTAGAAAAGGCCGACAACGGAGAAACAGGGCTGAAGAGAAGGGGTTCGAGTAAGGCAGTTTGAGGAGTTTTAACGGTAGTCGGTGCTTCGGACCTAGGTTTGAGAGACAAGGGCATCGGCGCTAATACAAACATTAGAACCATGGGAAAAAATAGAACTAAAAGGATATTACATTATTTCCCCAGATTTTATACTAAATTACGAATTGAACCTTTACTTTAGTTCAAAGgcataatttcagaaacttcccttgagattttttacaatttcactGTCATTCCCtaagatttttaaaattttatttacctCCCCTCGCAGTCATTTGGGATCGAACGCTTACATCACTAATAGGTTAAATGACTCTATTACCTTTATAATTTAGAATAATTACACGTATATATGTGAAGGAAAAGAGTTAAGTGTTTGCTAACTACATTAAAAATAGAAACAATTAGGTGCATTAAAAATAGAGCCAATATTAGGTgcatctttttaatttttatatagAAACAATTAATCCgtttacaaattaaattaaccataatttgaaatgtaaaaaagaaaatctaaTTTTGGCATCTAAAAAGGGATCCAAGACTAGGCATCCTTTTTCTAATTTATGTACttgataaataaaaggaatcAAATATAAGAGATTTCAGTTGGGttaatttttcttataattgtGGTGATAGCAAGAATCATAAGgtatgaaaaaaattattttattaaattttgaaagttgttatttttattatggatgatggaatttttttttattaaccaTGTGTAATGGCCTCATAAGTAAATTAACAAATTAGATCAAATATTTAATCTTACTAGTATAAAAGTTGGGAGGCATTTTTGGCATAAATAAATCATCTCACAGctgaaataaatttttattgttGCTTTTTTTGAATTGGGCTAAATCGTTGCCAGAAAATTGATTTCAAGAGATCAGAAATTTTAGGAGAGGGTTTTCAAATCATCCCTAGTTCAAATTGAAATGTTATAAAGAGAAAAATTATGGTAAAAGCAAAAATTTATGTGAGCGAGGGCGAACAACAACTCTAGTGCAATGTGATGTTTTACTTTTTGAGTTGAAATGTAAGCAAGTATATTTAAATAAGGGTCTTACTCAGAATTATAATTCCAATGTTACATTGTTACAAGGGAATACAAGGATTTGCTAATCAAATTTAAGCAAAATTTGTCCTCTCGCTTAGTTCAATTACTCTCAAAACAGATAAGCCACCTAATTTTTACGTGCATTGAGTGTAATTCACATCTTCACGTGAGTTAATTTGATTAATGGACCACCTAGCTACCCCTTCAAGGGTTCAAGGAAGCCTTCGTTCTTCATAGCATTTGGACTTCCAACCTCTGGAATTTGAACATCTTTCACTTTCGATCAAATGGGGATCCAAGAAAAGTAATTCTACTCTCAGCAGGAAGCCATCGTATTCCATAGCATTTGGACTTTCAACATCCAGAACTGAAcatctttcattttccttcACATGGGGCTCCAAGAAAAGTACTACTTAACACCTACCTTAGCACTTCAGCCGGGGTTTACCAGTTTGTGAACCAAATCGAATTCACTCTGGTCAAACCCCAATACCACTCCGCATGATTTCTAGATTCATGTCAATC
This portion of the Coffea arabica cultivar ET-39 chromosome 2e, Coffea Arabica ET-39 HiFi, whole genome shotgun sequence genome encodes:
- the LOC113730796 gene encoding N6-adenosine-methyltransferase non-catalytic subunit MTB-like gives rise to the protein MGSPERVRSSGKKDIEVDPDVKTDRFREDDDWEGDDKRKHRSSKSRKPGTLEDAEGIDSGGRKKSAGDRTESRKRSGGSSRADSDEDDYETRKESRTRHMKKKIEDNTLEKLSNWYEEGEGEIKYDSGYKGHGRVDDSERKRLTSKFSDHEISQVRAKDKDEAVLDGNPEKALDRESRFSERRESSREKGHGSSEHGKNSRRKWDDSDVFWKDEDGNYTEKSDIRSGKLTESRIEIVRDRSDSMKFDLSESKIREFDSDGDKGIKAQDKEDRRSEFERNKRDRLEVLEEDLKGSSSMRSSKERNEEHRHPRNPAGREIVDSRERSLNADEDGNAWMRDKNRREIDTSNRSRTPERSGRRQYEPDNFDMDYERSTSFRRKEQERDNYRDDRSKGRDESWSDRSRDREGSRDAWKRRQPNSTEKEIRDIDTAYDHGREWDFPRRGRIDHDRPQGRSGGRKDGSRTEAVKTSSKYGISNENYDVIEIQTKPFDYGREESKSLLSRSNELGQQSDTLAPNGEENAYSREERSRNSYASMQSGEDSKDRFTDGGFSGQDQNLWRDDNDFARARGQRGGMSNRASGGQSSSVGSQMMHGNQESSSFTRSAPQGVKGNRVGRGGRGRPTGRDGQQVGLPMPLMGSPFGPLGMPPPGPMQSITPSMSPAPGPPISPGVFIPPFQPPVVWSGPRGVEMNMLAVPPVLSPVPPGPSAPRFPANMGTPPNPPMYFSQPGPIRGAPPNIPAPNFNPIAPMGRGQSQEKSPGGWVPPRTNGPPGKAPSRGEQNDYSQNFVDTGMRPQNFIRELELTSVVEDYPKLRELIQKKDEIVAKSNSPPLYLKCDLHEQVLSPELFGTKFDVILVDPPWEEYVHRAPGVTDHMEYWTFEEIMNLKIEAIADTPSFIFLWVGDGVGLEQGRQCLKKWGFRRCEDICWVKTNKTNATPGLRHDSHTLFQRSKEHCLMGIKGTVRRSTDGHIIHANIDTDVIIAEEPPYGSTAKPEDMYRIIEHFALGRRRLELFGEDHNIRAGWLTVGKGLSSSNFNAEAYCRSFADKDGKVWLGGGGRNPPPEAPHLVQTTPEIEALRPKSPMKNQQQLQQQSSSISLTTGNSSNKRPAGNSPQNHNAQNMNQEASSSNISTPAPWGSPMEGFKGREGGLMAPDDRIFDMYGYNASFGQSNAEFLDYESQRSMNLL